Part of the Triticum aestivum cultivar Chinese Spring chromosome 4D, IWGSC CS RefSeq v2.1, whole genome shotgun sequence genome is shown below.
agctaggaggctccaaatgaggtgcggttttcgcccacacgatcgtgatcgaatgacctagagcatggaagagagtttggtgggttttgggctggtttttgagggggtttttgctggacactcaaatggactttgcggatgcccggttaaccgatggagtaccaaacgacctccgaatggaactaaacttgaccggtagtctccgggtggtatattaagaccacttgacaagcctcggtccattccgagaaagtttgacacacgcacacgaaagaaaacaagaggggtgcaccggaggagataggagcgccggattggaaaacagacaacgtggaaaatgctcggatgcataagacgaacacgtatgcgaatgcaatgcacatgatgacatgatatgaaaatgcatgacatgacaaaatacaaaacgaaaaacaaaacccgacaacggagggaaaaacatatcacatagcctgaaatggcaagagtcggagttacaaatatggcaagttacatgcggggtgttacacgacATCCATCCAAGGCCGATTTATATTGGATGGGGTCCTCGTGTTCCATGAGGTGCCTCATGAGGTCAAGTCCAAGCACCAGAAGGCAATTTTCTTGAAGATTGACTTCGACAAAGCTTATGACATGGTCCACTGGTCCTTTCTCTGCGAGGTCCTATAGAGGAAGAGCTTCAATGACAGCTAGATCACCAGGGTCATGCAGTTGGTATCTAGCGGCCGCATCGCTGTTAACATTAATGAGGAAGTCATCCTCTACCACATGATGTGGTGTTAGGCAGGGGGAGCCCTTCTCCTCCTTTTTGTTTAACATGGTGGTTGATGCACTGGCCGCCATCCTTGACAAGGCTAAATCAGATAGGCACATTCGAGGAGTGGTTCCCCCTTTAGTCCCTGGGGGCGGGGTTCCCTTCTTCAGTATGTGGATGACACGATTATTATAGTTGAGGGACCCCCCATGGACATCGCGAACCTAAAATTCCTCCTCCCGTGCTTCGAGCAGATGTCGGGTCTCACCATCAACTTCACTAAGAGTGAAGTGATGGTTCTTGGCTATTCTGAGGTGGACCGCCAGAGCATCGTGGATCGCCTTAATTGCTCCTTGGGGAACTTCGCAACGACTTACTTGAGAGTCCCCATTAGTGACTCTGGACTTTCCGTTGAGTAGCTTCGGCCAGTGGTTACCAAGCTCCAACACAGAGTCGAGCCTTGGCAGGGCAAGTGGCTCTCCAAGGCAACACAGATGGTGTTGATTAACTCCTCCCCATCGAGCCTGCTCATGTTTATCATGAGTTTCTATAGCCTTCATGCGACCGTTCATCATGAGATTACAAAATTCCAACCGAGATTCTTCTAGGCTGTGGAGGGTGATAAGAAGAAGTACATATGATGCGTTGGCCCGACATTTGCATACCTAAGGACCAGGAAGGTCTAGGCATCATGTCATCTAAACGTATGAACATCACCCTCCTGACCAAATGGCTATGGCGCATCGAGCATGGAGAGGGTGGCCTCTTGCTCGACATTGTTAGGGCCAAGTACCCGCGTGGTCGTCCGCTGGGTTTCTGCCAACGGTCGGGTGGTTCCAAGTTCTGGCAATTGGTCATCCAACTCCTCCCCGTCCTTCAGATTGGGTCCTCCATCTCGATTGGCTCGGGCATGTCCACCTTGTTTTGGTTCAACCGCTGGACCGGTGACACTCCCTATCACCCTTTGTGGTGCGATTTCTGGAGCTTTTCTCATCATTCATGGTCCCCCACATCTCCATCAAggtggcccttattgacttagggcgcctcacCGTAGATCTTTTGCCCCCCGGGAACAGGCTGGCTGGCTGGCCCTGCTCGAATGCGCCGTGCTCCACACGTCGAGCTTGTCCCAAGAATCGGACTGCATATCTTGGCGCCCGGAGCCGAGCGGCGTGTTCTTGTCGCGATCCTTGTATCAGGCGATTGCGGCCACCCCAACCCTCGAGGCCCTAGTTCAGATTTGAGCGATCCGGCTTCCTCTGAAGATTCGGATCTTCTTGTGGCAGTGGATCTGCGGTCGTGTTCCCTCGGGTGTAGAGGTCCTCAAACGTAATGGCCCTGACAATGGTCTGTGCCCTTTATGTGCTACCGAAGAGGACTCCAATCACATCTTCTTCACCTGTATAACGGCCCAATTCCTGTGGAGCCGCTTCAGGGTGTAGTTGGCGGCGGGTGGTGCCACTCCAACTTTCCCGATTTGCACGAGGAACTGCAGGCATTGACGCTTAGtgctcgccacattaggtggctgagTGTTGGGGTTCTCGTCTGGACGCGCTGGACAATCCACAATAAGCTTGTCATCACGCGCCCTCCATTACGCCGACCGACTGACGCGATTTACAAACTTTGTGGTTACTTGCACCTGTGGAAGCCACTTAGCCGGGATCCGGAGTGGACCGCCATCGACGTCATCACTTCTGCTCTCTGCTCCCTGGCGCTCCGCTTGGCGCCTCCCCTCCCTCCACCACCACCGGAGCCGGACTAGGTGGTCAGCgcgtgcttgtatgcttgtatgcaTGTATGACTGTTGTGTGCGTCCTTGTTTCTCCATACTTCTATTTGTTGCCGTGTGCGTTGTACCGTACTTTGGATGTCGTGGCTtgtggttgctttatttataaagcggggcgtaAAACCTTTTTTGATAAATTATTGACGAGTTATAATTTTTTGATAGGTTTTCATCGACAAGTTTCACATTTTACATTTATAGGTAGAGACGGCAACTATCAATGTGTACATTTATAGGTAGAGACGGCAACTATCAATGTGTGCCCGTGAATCACGGTGATATTGACACTCACAAATGCAGTAATAATGTTCTGCTCAAATGCGCGAAATCATATTGAAATGCACAGACATATGTATACAGTACTCCCTCAGTCCTAAAATATCTCTTTTAGTTGCCtccgttcaaatttgaattaaaaccACATCATCACTTATTTTGAAACAGAGGAAGAGGAAGTAATTATTAATATGCACAATACTTATTTATATTACTACAAATGGGGAGATGCTTGTAGCACTAGGATCACTAAgggggtgtttgttttcagggacttttttgtgtagggactagaaaaagtccctcctaGAGACTTTTTtatcaaacgggagggactttttaggactaaactaggcatttgggaaGAAGGCTCTCAAGGAGAGCGGTAGGATCATGAATTCATTAGGGGTCCTTCATTTAAGGTCGGTCCTTTCTGAAGTGTGCGATCTGGACGTTTTCGACGTCGAGCTTCCTGAAGTTGCTGTTCTTCCTGGTGCTGAAGAAGTTGCCCCAGTTGTAGGCGTCATACCTGGCCGGCCTCTCGTCGCTCACCATCTCCTCCAGCGGCTCGACCATGGCGTCGCTCCCGGGGTTGAAGAAGTAGGGCATGGagaacctctccttctccgagttCACCGACACCCTGTGCTCCGCGCTCTCGTACCTGTCGTTGCTCCACACCTGGATGATGTCGCCGACGTTGATGACGTAGGAGTCCGGGACAGGCCTGACGCGCACCCACTCGCCGTCGGACCGGCGCCGGACGTCGAGCCCGCCGACGTCGTCCTGGTAGAGGATGGTGAGCGCGCCGGCGTCCTTGTGGCGGCCGACGCCGAGGGCGAGGTCGGGGCTGGGGCAGGGCGGGTAGTGGTTCAGCCGGATGAAGGTGGTCTGGTCCTTGAAGAAGCCGTGCAGCCGGTCCGGTCTCAGGCCCAGGCTCCGGGCGATCAGCTCCAGCAGCTTGAACGCCAGCTCCTCCATCGCCTCCGCGTACTCCTCGAGCGCCTGCCTGCATGCACAAATCAATTTGCATCGAGAATTTGAGATTAGCATCTGAATCATATGAACCACGAATAATAATGAACCATTTCTCTCGGGGTCGCAGAATTGATCGAGTTGATGACCGTACCTGAACCCCGGCAGGTCCTCGGGCCACTTGTTCTCGAACACGAGCTCGCCGTCGGCAaccgcggcaggcggcggcggctcgcggggGACGATGTCGAACACCTCCTTCCAGTCCCTGACGTTCTTGGTGTGCTCCGACTCGTAGTACCCCAGCGGCGCCGCCTCGTCCCTCCGCACTGCCGCCTTCCGGTCCGCCGGCAGCGCGAAGAAGGCCCTCTGCGCCTCCAGCGCCTGCGCCACCGTCTCCGCCGGCACGCCGTGGCGCACCACCACGAAGAACCCCCAGTCCCGGCTCGCCCTGCCCACCTCGGCCGCGAGGGCGTCCACGCCGGCCTTGTCGCCGGCGGCGAGAGGGGAGAGGTCGACGACCGGGATGCCGTCCGCGTCGGCGAGGTTCGCCTTCGTGCGATGCTCCGGTGCCTGCACGAAGGCCTGGTCCATGGAGAGTCCGCCCATGGCGATGTCGCGGTCGATGATCAAAGTTCTCGATCTCACGTGTACGGTGGCGACTGCCGATCGAGTGCGTTGTGGCCTTGAGTGTGCGGGTGGCTAGGGGGTTAAAAAGGGTCTTTATGCAGGTTTGATTCAATGAATCTGGACGGGTTTCTAGGTGAGGTTTGTTTGTAAACTTGGAGCTGGCGTGCGCTTGTCCTGGTACAGTGGAAGAACGAAACGCACCTCCCGCTTTGGCGTGTTCGGTGtgttctatgtatgtttgtggCGTCACGAATGATCTGCAGGTGTTGGCCGCAAGCACGAACTGATACCATGATTCACATCCGGCACACTTGAGTTCTACTGTACCTTTTCTGCCGCGAAAACAGTTGGAATTTCACGGGAATATGCACAGAAATCACTCCCCCGGCACGGTTCAAAAGAGATGAAATTTCACGAACGATCTACCGTATTATTTCACCCTCGTGATTTACTGTTTGCGCCGGACTCTAGAATGTTATACTTGAGCAGATCCATCAGCTGCTCAGCGCAAACACGCAATGTAAGCAG
Proteins encoded:
- the LOC123099592 gene encoding jasmonate-induced oxygenase 2 translates to MGGLSMDQAFVQAPEHRTKANLADADGIPVVDLSPLAAGDKAGVDALAAEVGRASRDWGFFVVVRHGVPAETVAQALEAQRAFFALPADRKAAVRRDEAAPLGYYESEHTKNVRDWKEVFDIVPREPPPPAAVADGELVFENKWPEDLPGFRQALEEYAEAMEELAFKLLELIARSLGLRPDRLHGFFKDQTTFIRLNHYPPCPSPDLALGVGRHKDAGALTILYQDDVGGLDVRRRSDGEWVRVRPVPDSYVINVGDIIQVWSNDRYESAEHRVSVNSEKERFSMPYFFNPGSDAMVEPLEEMVSDERPARYDAYNWGNFFSTRKNSNFRKLDVENVQIAHFRKDRP